TGCGGTGGAGACAGCCACATTCTGCCCTGCGTAGGGGGCGAAATCACGCTCGTTGATTTTGGTGGAGCCGAGAGGCAGGCTTACGCTTGACCATACCGTGGCGGCGGGGAAAATTATGTCGCCATTAGCGTCAATGGAAAGACCTATGTTCTGCAATTCAGCGCGGGTGATCTGGGTTGCCCGCAATTCTTTAGTGCGCAGCACCTTGATGATTTTATCGGCTGTTCCTTCAATGTGTTTCGCGTCCTGAATGGCACGCTTGAAGGTCACGGGGTTGGTGTTGTGCGTAAAAAGTATGAGGTCGTCGCTATGGTTGAGCCTTTTACCTTCACAATTGAAAGCCTTTGCAAAGTCGCCTGCAAGCAGCGCACTCATGTCCCAGACAGGAAATTCAAGGGAAAGGCCGAAACGTTCATCATATCCGGCGTAGCGGTAATCAACCTTCTGCGCTTCAAATGAAATAACCGCCGGACCTGCGTCGGTGTTCACCGCGCCTCGGTAAACGGCCTGTGTGTCGGACCATTTCCAGCCGCCGTCCAGTTGCAGCCATTCCAGCACGTTTACCGTGGCCCCGACTTCGGTTGCCAGACTGGTAACGTCTTTTGCGGAAAGCTCCACATTGTCCATTTCATCAAAGCTGGTGTGCTCGATACCCAGCGAACCGGACAGCTTGAACCAGTCATTGCCGAAAGCATCCCAGAGCTTGGCAACATGCTGGCTACCGCCGCCGAAGCCTACGTATGCGGAGGTGTAGGTGGTATCGGTAAGAAATTTGTTCAGGGTCTCGCGGGTGCCGTCCACAAAATAAAAGGAATAAATCCCTTTGAATTCGTTGTTGTAGCCTTCAACTATTTCGGCATAGTTTTCATATTGCAGGGCTGCGGTGTATTGCGGCATGCGCATGGTTTCTTTGCCGCTGATGGCGAAATTGTCTTCCTCGTCCTTTTCAAGATAGGCCAGCGTAAAGCGCATGACTCCAAGCCCTTCCTGCTCGGTTTCATCAACCAGCGTGAAAGCGTGGGAGGTTGCGACCTGCAAAAGTTCATCGGACCATGTTACGTCGGCAATACCTGCCCAGCGGTCCTGCCAGCCAAGCCACATGTATGCGCCGCGCAGTTCCAGAATTTCTTTGTTGAAAAGGTACTCGGTGGAGAAGATCGCGCCGTCGCGCTTGGTGTCCAGCTTGTAGGAAAATTTGCTGTCGGAAAGGTTGATTCCTGTGTCGGTTCCTTCGCGCCCGGTGGAATCGGCAAAAAGGGTATTTTGTCCGCTGTCGGAAGTGGACAACGCGCCGGGGCTGGAAAAGGTAAAGGTCGAGTCGCCTATTTTATATGTGCCGGAACCGGAAGAGAGGGAGAACGGACTTGCGGAAGCATCGGCCTTGCACACCTGCGCTTTTTCCGGTGCGAAGATATTATAATCCGCAGCAACGGCAGGGGTCACACCTAAGCAGAGCAGAGCAGAGCAGAGGCTTATGAACAGCAGTGAGCAGCTTTTTCAACATCAAATTTAACTTCCCCGACATGAATTTGAATATCAGCAATAATACCGATACCGCACACTATAGAAACATTAATGCATGGTCAAGAAATGCGATAATATTTACAATAATCAAGCACATAAAAACCCCGGTCCCTCCACACGGAGAACCGGGGTCAAAATCCAAACAATGCGGCAAAGACTTACTTGGTCAGCTTTGCCCAATCCGCATCAAAAGAGGCCAGCCCCTTGTCGGTAAGGGGATGGGCGGCAAGCTGGCTGATTACGCTGTACGGGATGGTTGCCACATCCGCACCGATAAGCGCGGAATCCAGCACGTGCATGGGATGACGAATGGAAGCCACCAGCACCTTGGTGGGGAAATCATAATTATCAAAGATGGTGCGGATCTGCTCGATCAGTTCCATACCGTCCTGTGATATTCCGTCCAGACGGCCCACAAACGGACTTACGTAGGTTGCTCCCGCCTTGGCGGCCAGCAGGGCCTGCAAAGGTGAAAAAACAAGGGTCACGTTGGTCTTTACACCCTTGCGGTACAATCTCTCGGTTGCCACCAGTCCTTCGGTAGTCATGGGGACCTTGATGACCACGTTATCACCGAAAGAAGCCAGTTCATCGGCCATGCTGACCATTTCATCAGCAGTTTCACCGACAACTTCCAGACTGACCGGGCCCTCCACTTCGGCGCAAATTGCCTCGGCCTGCTTGCGCCAGTCACCGCCCTCGCGGGAGAGCAGGGTCGGGTTGGTGGTCACCCCGTCCATCAGCCCCTGTGCTTTCGCCTTTCTGATCTCATCAAGGTTTGCAGTATCCAGAAAAAATTCCATATTCACCTCTCTTAATAACTGTCAGCTATAACTGAGCTTTTCTATATTCATTTTCCCCGAAACAACTTTAAATTCAACTTCCATTATTTCCTACATAGCCCATTTTTCACACGAGCAAAAGCACTATATTCTGAAATATCTACAACTTAACAGGAGCATCCCCCGAAAAAGCATGGATATTGACAACATTCAAGGAGCGGGGTAAACACTTTTTCACTATGAACGTTTCTTACTCCAACTTTACACTTTATTTTTGGTGGTGGCGCAGCTAATGCGTCGCGGTTGGTTACGTTCAAAAAACAGGTAACAAATAAAAATATTATAGAACCGCGACAGTGAAAACTGATCGCGGTTTTTTTATGCCTGCACAGCACTGTCGCAAAAAAGATTTCAGGAGAGAAAAAATGACTGACAACGCAACTATCAATGCAGACGGCTTTTTTGGTGAATACGGCGGACAGTACGTTCCCGAACAGCTTCTTCCTATCCTGAATGAGCTGGCGGAAACTTACGAAAAATTCAGGAAAGATCCCGAATTCATCAAAGAATTCCAGTACTACCTCGCAAAATATTCCGGCCGCCCCACCCCTCTCTATCTCTGCGCCAACCTCACAGAAGAACTGGGCGGTGCAAAAATCTACCTCAAGCGTGAGGACCTCAACCACCTCGGCGCGCACAAGGTCAACAACACCATCGGCCAGATTCTGCTGGCAAAACGCATGGGCAAGAAAAAAATCATCGCTGAAACCGGTGCCGGACAGCACGGCGTCGCCACAGCCGCAACCTGCGCACTCATGGGCATGGAATGTACCATCGTCATGGGTGAAGTGGATATGGAACGCCAGAAGCTGAATGTTTTCCGCATGCGCATGATGGGTGCCAACGTTGTTGCCGCAAAGTCCGGCCAGAAGACACTTAAGGAAGCTGTGGACGAAGCCCTCGCCGCATGGATCGGCGACGCTGAAAACACCTTCTACCTGCTCGGTTCCGCAGTGGGACCGCACCCCTACCCGGTCATGGTCCGCGACTTCCAGTCCGTAATCGGTAAAGAAGCCAAGCAGCAGTGCCTTGAAGACGAAGGCCGTCTGCCCGACTACTGCATCGCCTGTGTGGGCGGCGGCTCCAACGCTATCGGTATGTTCGCGGATTTCATCGGCGACGAATCCGTTAAGCTGGTCGGTGTCGAGCCTTCCGGCCGCAGCCTTGAGCCGGGCGAACATGCCGCAACCCTCTGTCTCGGAGAGCCCGGCATTATGCACGGTTTCAATTCCTACATGCTCAAGGACGAACAGGGCGAACCCGCTCCGGTATATTCCATTTCCGCAGGTCTTGATTATCCCAGCGTAGGACCCGAGCATTCCCATCTCAAGGACCTCGGCCGGGCGCAGTACGAACACGCTTCCGACAAGGAAGCAACCGATGCATTCTTCAAGCTTTCCCAGACCGAAGGCATCATCCCCGCCCTTGAGTCCTCCCACGCGCTGGCCTATGCCCTCAAGCTGGCACCGCAGCTCGACAAGGACAAAATCATCGTGGTCAACCTCTCCGGTCGCGGCGACAAAGACGTGGCCCAGATCGAAGAAATGATCAGCAAAGGCGAACTTGAATTGCCTTAAAGGCATGCCTCCGGCGGCCCTTCGGTGACCAAAGAACTTTTTTTTGGAAAAAAAGGTTCTCTGGACTCTCCAAAAAAACTTTTAACAGGGCTTCGCCGCTTCGCGCGATAACTCATCAATAAAACGAAGGCCGTAATATCTTTCGAGATATTACGGCCTTCGTGGTTATGTCGTCTTAAAAAACTATATGCGAAGCTTAACTAAAACGTCTTTGAAAGAGAGGGGATGGGGGCTGGGGAAGGGGAGAGAAAACTTTGGGCGTTAGCAAAGTTTTTTCTCCCCTTCCCCAGCCGCCGGAGGCAAAATTACATCTGGCCGGCCAGTTTTTCACCGCTCAGCCATTTGGCGTACGTTCCTTCAAAATCGGTCATGATCTGAGCCATGAGCGGCATGAAGGAACAGATATTACCGTCTATGTTGAATCCGGCAAGATAGGCGGCCTGCCCGGCATAGATCAGGTCCTTCTGGACCATGATCAATGAATTCTGGGGGACAGATATTTTGTTTTTGGAATCGAAGCTCTTGCGGCATGCTTCCACGTCCGTGGAAATCCAGTTCCGGGCCAGCACCGGGCGCACTTCGTAGATGGAGCATTTGTCGGCTTTCAGGAAAGGACAGGGCTGGAAATAATTTTTTGCGTATTCTTCAAGAGTTGCGGATTCAAGCCCGGCTGCGATGGCAAGGCATTGCTCGGCAAGCTCGGTGAATTCGTCGGCACTGCGGGTTGCAGCCAGATGCAGACCGATGTGAAACCCTTCCTGCGGGGTCACGGTGATATGCGAGGAGCAACAGTAAGAGCATCCGGCACCGCAGGCAATCTTGAAAGCGGGATCAAGGGATTGCACCTGCCCCAGAATGGCGTTGAAGTTGGCCTCGAACAACCCGATTCCCTTTTGGGCCAGCAGTGACGGAAATAATTCCTGCTCCGGACTGATGGAACCGGAATCTGCACAGACAGCGAGACTCATGTCCCGCAGCAGTTTTTTAAGCTCCGGGTGCTCTTCAAACAGGGGATAAACATTGGCCAGAATGGAATCAATGACTTCATCAAGACTTTTCTTCATTACTCTCTCCTGAAGAAATTACTCGGTTACGGTTGGCGAGCAATATCCCCGAAATATTGTGCCAGAGGCTGAACAAAGCACCCGGCAACGCACTCGCTATTCCAAAATATTTGGTCGCAAGGGCCACACCCAGACCGGAATTCTGCATGCCCACCTCAATTGCAAGGGTCAGGCTGTCGCGATGACTGAATCCGGACAATCTGCCTGCTCCGTATCCGGCACCCAGGCCGCCGAGATTGTGCAGGGCTACGGCGGCAAAAATCAGCAACGGAAAAGAAGCCAGCATATCCCGGTTCAGACCGATAATACATGCTATGAGCATGGCAATTACCACAATTGAGATAGAAGGAAAAATGTGCAGCAGCGGATCCAGCCTTTGCTTGAGCAGCCTGCGCAGTACCAGACCGTCCACCAGCGGAAAAATCACAATCCAGAATACGGACTTAACCATGGGCAGAAATGGTATTTCTATCTGCTGGTTAAGAACAAGATAAATGATCAACGGGGTCAGAACCGGGGCAAGGCAGGTGGAAACAAGGGTCATGGTCACCGAGAGGGCCACATTAGCCCTTGCCAGATGCGCAATGACATTTGAAGCCGTTCCGCCGGGGCAGGCCCCGACCACCACCATACCGATCAGGGCTTCCTGCGGCAGGCCGAACAATGCGGACAGCCCCACCGCCAGAACCGGCATGACCGTATACTGCAGCAGAACGCCAAGCCCCACGGCCCTAAAATTCCTTATTGCAGCTGCAAAGTCACTGAACTCAAGGGTCAACCCCATACCGAACATGATAATCCCCAGACTGAGAGCAATATGGGGCTTCATCCATATAAAAAGTGACGGTTCAAGAAAAGCGGCAAAGCTCAAAAATACTGCCAGTAAAAGAAAATGCCGTTCAATAAAGCTGCATAAAGGACCAACCATCATCACTCCTGCGAAAAAGACTTGCAAACCTAGCCCTGCTGTAGTTCATAATTGCCCCTCCCGCAAGCGAGTGCATGCTTCCACTTGAACATGAATCCATTTTTGATATATAATAGGCTAAAACTTTTAGCTTTACATAGACTTATGAACTTGAACAGAACTGCACAATTTCGTTTTCTCTTAAGTGATGATCCGCTGGCCGCCCCGGCGTTGCTGCCCTATTTAAAAATATACGGCAACAGGTGCATGTCTTACTCAACCACTCAACCGGGCCTGAAACATGCGCTGCTGGAATCAGTGGGTTACATCTCATGGCTGGAAATAAATCCATTGTTCATGGGAAAACACGCCGTAATCCTTTCTGAACCGGTTGCCCCGCCGGAGCTGCAGGTGTCCCTCATCAAAAGACTTGAACGCCATTTAGGCAAATTGACCCTTGTCCAGATAGGGGAACCATTGGCTGCAAAGCTGCATGAGCAAGGATACTCTGTTTACCAGATCGGAGTGGAAAGTGAACTGGATATTCAGAGCTTTAATCTGGACGGCAAACACAAAAATTCTCTGCGCCGCTGGCGGAACAAGGCATTAAATTCAGGTGTCGTAGTTGAGGAAAGCCTGCTTTCGGAAACAAACTGCAGGGAAGTGGAAGAAATTTGCCATGACTGGCTGAAAGGCAAAGGAGGCAAGGAGCTGTCTTTCCTGACCCGGCCCATGCCCAAAACCGATGAAGACGGTGTCCGCTTTTTCTGGGCCAGACAGGGCGATGAACTGCTCGGTTTTTCAGGATTTGACCCTATGTACGACAATGGCAGAACTATCGGTTACTATCATAATTTCGACCGCATCTGCTCCGGGGCGGTAAACGGGACTTCCCCCTTCACCCTGCTGCAGGCCATGGATAAATTCCGCTCAGAAGGCAAAAAAACATTAAGCCTCGGGCTTTCCCCGCTCTATGGAATGGATAGTGGGTACAATCTGGTCGGACCGCTGCAGAAAATTGCGCAACTTTTTTATGAGTACGGGGAAAAAATATATCCGTTCAAAGGAAATGCAGGACACAAAGCAAAATTCTGCGGCAGAAAGAAAAAGGTATACGTAGCGAGTAATGCGGGCTGGTTCAGAACAATGGTGGCGGCGGCGACAGCGTGCGGTCTGGAAGTAAAAAATCAGCTGACCTGAACTTTCAACTCATCAAGATAGAAACGGTATTTCTTGACCAACGGCAGCAAAGCTTCTTCCATGCCCAGCTTGGAGACATCCTGTATGGTCATGCCCAGCCGGGAAAGCGGATCAAGACAAAAATTGGCCGCAGCCCCTTTCAGGCTATGTCCCAGACGGCCGACTTCCTTCAGGTTTCCGGCCTCAAGGCTGGTTTCCATCTGCTGCAGTTCTTCGAACTGGTGCATTACAAAATGGGGAATCAACTCCCTGAGATCGTCATTTATGACGAACAATTCCTGTCCTGAATTTTCTTCAGAAACCATCTTTTACTCCAAAATAGTAATATCTTCCGGAAGCCCGGATCTTCCCGCAACAGCCGAAACAGTAGACCTTATGGTATCCCATTTAACCGGCTTGGATATGAAACCGTCACATCCTGCTCGTGCGGATTCCTGTCTGTTTGAGCTGTAGGCCCGGGCCGCAAGGGCTAAAATCACAGACTTGGTCCGCTCACTTTCCAGCTCGAATTCGCGCATTCTTTTCACTGCAGCCAATCCGTCCATGACCGGAAGTTCCAGATCCATGAACACAAGATCATACCTGTTGTCGCTGAAAAGCTGCACCGCCTGCAATCCGTCCACTGCGACAGTTATCTCCGCCCCGGTATCAAGGATAAAGAGTTCCAGAATCTTGCGGTGGTTTTCATTGTCTTCCACCAGCAGGATATTCATTCCCGCACCGGCTTTGACCTTATTCTTGCCGGAATCACCCACCGAAGCCAGACAACGGATCAGGTCCGCATCAAAAACAGGCTTGATCAAAGTATAATCCGCCCCGACCATTCGCGCATTCTGTCGATCCTCTTCAGTACACCCGGCGGAAAACATCATTGCCACCCGTCCGGGAAGCAACTTCTTCTGCTGTGCTTTGGAAAGGAAGTCAACCCCCGATATGGCGGGCATGTCGCTGTCCACCAGCAACAAGTCATAGCCGTTGCCGTGCTCCTGCGCGGCCTCAAGATAACCGAGACCTTCATCACCGTCCGCAGCCATAACCGCATCTATACCGAATGATTGCATTCTGCGGGCAAGCACCTCGCGTACAGTGTAGTTGTCATCCACCAGCAGAACTCGTGTTCCGGAAAAATCCGCCACACTGCGCACCGGTTCATACACGGATTTTTTAAATGGAATGGAAAAATAAAAGATACTGCCCTTGCCGCTTTCGCTTTCAAAACGGATATCCCCGTCCATCAGCGCAGCCAGCCGGGAAGCAGCGGCAAGTCCGAGTCCCACACCGCCGTATTCACGGGAAGTGGAGCCGTCAGCCTGAACAAAGCTGTCGAAAATGGATTCCCTGCGCCCTTCGGGTATACCGATCCCGGTATCCCGGACCGTATAGAGCAGACGTTCAAAATCATCACCGGTATCTTCTATGCTCAGCCGAACTTCAACCTCTCCGCTGGAGGTAAATTTTACAGCATTGGAAACAATATTCAGCAGAATCTGGCGCACACGCACCGGATCGCCCACAACCTGTGCCGGAATACCCTGATCGACATCGCAAATAACTTCAATATCGCGGGCATGGGCGGAGTGGGCCACACTTTTGCAGACGCTCTGCACATCGCGGGAAGGATCAAAGGGAACCGGAACAAGTTCAATATGTCCGGATTCAATCTGCACAAAATCAAGAATATCGTTGATTATTTTGAGCAACAATTCACCGGAACCCCGGAAAATTTCTACATATCCCATCTGCTCGGGATCAAGTTCAGTCTCCAGCAGCAGGTCACCCATGCCGAGAATGGCATTCATGGGGGTTCTGATTTCATGGCTGATCATAGCCAGGAACTGACTTTTGAATCTGCTGGCGGTTTCGGCCTTGTCTTTGGATTTTTCAAGCTCACGCACAGTGAAGGACAGCTCTTCCAAAGCCGTACTCAAATCTTTCTCAGCTTTGCGGCGGATTTCAACTTCATCAGTCAGCTTGCGGTTTATTTGACTTAAAGCCTCGGTACGTTCGGTGACCCTTTCTTCCAGATCAGTCTGTATACGGATCAATCTGGCCGAAAGACGCTCCAGAGAACCGGACAGCCGCCCGATCTCATCATCCCTTTCTGCCTCTTCAAAAACTACGGATTCACCCTGCTCCGCCCGCTCGGCCAGCTTTGAGAGCCGGACAACAGGGGAGACCAAAGCCCTGCCGACAAACAAACGCAGGCAAATTCCGCTCAGCAGTGCAGTTCCGAAAAGCAAAGACAAAAGAAAAGCCAGAACAAACTGGGGACTGGCTGCAAAATGGCCTTCCAGAATTCCGACCCGCACAAAGCCCAGATACTCCCCGTCCTTCAGGATTCGCCGTTCAATATAAAAAACAGCATGTTCGTCTTCCTGCATCGTTTTTTTAAACTCGCTGAGCAACACACCGGACTGGCTGAACACGGCACAGGAGATTATCCCTTTATCGAGACAGGCATTTTCGGCCAATTCCTCAAGCCTGTGATTCTGAAAATTCAAAATAGCGTCACTGCTTGAGAAAGCCACCAGCGATGCAACCGTGCTCCCTTTTGATTCAATTGCATCCTGAATATCGGACTGATAAAACTCATTTAAAACATAGCCTAACGGCAACAGAACAACCGTCAGTATGGCAACAAGTCCCAAAGTGATTTTGCGCCCGATTCTGAAAGAATTCACCATCTGCAAAACATCCCAATTTATTCAGCTGAAGGGTTCAACTTTACTTTTCCTGAAACAAGTTTTGCTTTCAGCTCATGGAGCTTCTCCAGCACATCGGGGGCAATCAGGTGCTTACTATACTTCATTTCGGTTAAGCATACGCCTTCATTGGACAGGTCATAAACCCTGCGCCCCGGAACATGGGTCCCGTTCAGAACAGCAAGAACCTCTTTGTATACAGCAATATCAAGCCTTTTCATCATACTGGTCAGAACCGAGCCCTTGGCCATATGGTCCTGATCCGAATCCACGCCGACAGCCAGATTTCCGGAGTTACGCGCGGCCTGGATAACCCCGTTGCCGGACAATCCGGCTACTGCAAAAATTATATCAACCCCGGCCCCGTACATGCGGGAGGCAAGTATGTTGGCCTGCTGCGGGTCTTCGAATCCCTTTTCAGCATTTCCTTTTCGCACGTACTGCACATCAACTTCAACATCCCTGCCGGAATATTTAACACCCTCGCGAAAACCTTTTAAAAACTCCTTGATCACGGGCAACTCGTTGCCGCCTATAAAACCGACCCTGCCGGTTTTGGTCTGCCATGCACAGAGAGCACCGACCAGACATGACCCCATCCCTTGAGCATAGTCAATGGAAATAATATTGGGATACCCCTCAATTCTGGAATCAGTCAGAATAAAAATAACTTCGGGATGGTCAAGAGCAACCTCCCCAAAACGATTACCGATAGGCGCACCGTTGATGACCATAATCCTGACCTCCTCGGAGAGAAGGGAGCTAACGGCCTCCAGAGTTCTTTCCGTAGTAAATCCGCCTCTGCGGGGCAATATCTGAACTTGCTGTTCTTTCTGCAATCTGCGCAGCCCGGCTACGGCCATCTCATTGAAAGAGCTGTCGTTTATGGTTTCGCCGGAATGAACAAAGCCGACTTTTACCTGTTTTGCGTCACAAACGGTTGTCACCCCGAAAGCAAAACAAAATAAAAACAGCAGCGTCAGCAACCTGCGAAAACTTCCTGCAGAAATCATAAGTAAACCTGTTGGTTACGATTCATTATTTTCATCCGGATCAAGAAGGCCGCCAAGATCGGCCCCCAGAACCCGTCCGGGCCATTTGTAAAAGCAGTAGCCGTGTTCTTCCACAAACTTCCTGATCTTCTGCTGCCCTCCGCGAGCGAAAGGCAAGGAAGAAAAACCTATATGCTGCTTGGTAACCTCAATATCCCCGAAAAGATACATGAGGTTGAACGGTACCGCTTTTTCAGGATGAATCTCAGCCGGAACAACCAGATGCATGGCCTGCGAGTTGCTGCCCCGGAATACGTTGATCTTCCCGGTCAGTTCCTTGCGCTCTTCAATCTCATTCTTGAAAAAAGGTTCGATCAGACGCTGCAGGGTTCCGTCCACCTTGGCCACGGCCAGACCGTAGTTGGTGATGGGCACCTGCTGCCGATCGCAATCCCTGATCCGGCGAAGCATATCCGCCCGCTCCTGCATGCAGGCCCCGCAATGGACCACCAGCTGGTATTCGGAAAGATCGATAGGCAGACCGCACCCGGTCTTGGATTCAAAAATAATATTGCGGTCGGTATATCCGGCTATGCGCGCAGGAATCATTTCCTTGCCGAGATCCTCGGCCTTGGGATGGTGGGGGCAGGCTTCAACGATCAGTACCTTATCCCCGTCCTGCAAATGGTCAATGGCATTTGCGCCCTGCACAAGCTGCTCAAGGTTACCCTTATGACGGGCGAAAAGAATGGGAAAAGTGGTCAGGGAAACATCACGCGGAATGATGTCCATCACCTTCTTGATCGGCTCGGAATCGGCGATAACAAGAGCCGGACGACGCTTGTGCCCGGAAATGGTCTGGTAAAGCTCGCCCTCTTTGACGATAACCGCAATTCCCCCGGCATCGAGGATTTCCCGCAAGACCTGTGACTTGGGAAGCCCCAGCCTGCCCTTGGGTGAAACCGGGTCCTCCGAAACCACGCAGACCACGAAATCCCCCCTGCCCATGAGGTCACGGGCCAGCACCGGATCAAGCATGTTTTCTTCCGGAGCGAGGGCCATAATGGATTTCTTGAGCCGATCAATACCGCGCCCGTCCACTGTGGAGGTAGCCACAAAACGAACTCCGCGCGAACCGCAGAATTCCATATCCGCAAGGCTGGGTCGTCTGATATCCGCCTTGTTGAAAACCATTACGCACGGGATGCCGCGATCACGCAGCAGCGTGGTCAACTCACGTTCTTCATCGAGAATACCGGACTCATCAGTAACAATAACCGCCACATCAACGCTGTACAGTCCGTCTTTAATGGCCTGCGTCCTATCGTCACCGGGAACATGGGCGTCGGTATCGTATATGGTTACCGGGCCCAGCGGATGAATTTCCGCCCGGGTCAGAGGATACATTTCATCCTCACTTGCCACCGGGCTGACCTGATCACTTTCTATACCTGAAAGAGCACGGATTATTGAAGATTTACCAACATTGCTCCTTCCGGCTATGGCTATAGCGAGCTTGGAACCGCTTTCAATTTCAGCACTCATCCTGCAACCTCCGGTTCATAACTGGATGTATTCAAAACAACTTCAAGATGACTTCGTATTATCAACTGATTAATAAATAACACTAACTGCAAAATCTTTCATCCCCATTATTACGCCGGAACACTGTTGCCCTTATCCAAAAAAAGAATGCGGGACCCCTAAGGACCCCGCATTAAAAATCACCCACACCCGCAAGGGCACGGTATTACTTTTTCTGGTTCTTGGCAATTTTCTTCCATGTGTCGCGCAAAGTAACAG
This genomic interval from Desulfovibrio sp. JC010 contains the following:
- a CDS encoding bile acid:sodium symporter family protein, whose product is MVGPLCSFIERHFLLLAVFLSFAAFLEPSLFIWMKPHIALSLGIIMFGMGLTLEFSDFAAAIRNFRAVGLGVLLQYTVMPVLAVGLSALFGLPQEALIGMVVVGACPGGTASNVIAHLARANVALSVTMTLVSTCLAPVLTPLIIYLVLNQQIEIPFLPMVKSVFWIVIFPLVDGLVLRRLLKQRLDPLLHIFPSISIVVIAMLIACIIGLNRDMLASFPLLIFAAVALHNLGGLGAGYGAGRLSGFSHRDSLTLAIEVGMQNSGLGVALATKYFGIASALPGALFSLWHNISGILLANRNRVISSGESNEEKS
- a CDS encoding Hpt domain-containing protein gives rise to the protein MVSEENSGQELFVINDDLRELIPHFVMHQFEELQQMETSLEAGNLKEVGRLGHSLKGAAANFCLDPLSRLGMTIQDVSKLGMEEALLPLVKKYRFYLDELKVQVS
- a CDS encoding response regulator is translated as MVNSFRIGRKITLGLVAILTVVLLPLGYVLNEFYQSDIQDAIESKGSTVASLVAFSSSDAILNFQNHRLEELAENACLDKGIISCAVFSQSGVLLSEFKKTMQEDEHAVFYIERRILKDGEYLGFVRVGILEGHFAASPQFVLAFLLSLLFGTALLSGICLRLFVGRALVSPVVRLSKLAERAEQGESVVFEEAERDDEIGRLSGSLERLSARLIRIQTDLEERVTERTEALSQINRKLTDEVEIRRKAEKDLSTALEELSFTVRELEKSKDKAETASRFKSQFLAMISHEIRTPMNAILGMGDLLLETELDPEQMGYVEIFRGSGELLLKIINDILDFVQIESGHIELVPVPFDPSRDVQSVCKSVAHSAHARDIEVICDVDQGIPAQVVGDPVRVRQILLNIVSNAVKFTSSGEVEVRLSIEDTGDDFERLLYTVRDTGIGIPEGRRESIFDSFVQADGSTSREYGGVGLGLAAASRLAALMDGDIRFESESGKGSIFYFSIPFKKSVYEPVRSVADFSGTRVLLVDDNYTVREVLARRMQSFGIDAVMAADGDEGLGYLEAAQEHGNGYDLLLVDSDMPAISGVDFLSKAQQKKLLPGRVAMMFSAGCTEEDRQNARMVGADYTLIKPVFDADLIRCLASVGDSGKNKVKAGAGMNILLVEDNENHRKILELFILDTGAEITVAVDGLQAVQLFSDNRYDLVFMDLELPVMDGLAAVKRMREFELESERTKSVILALAARAYSSNRQESARAGCDGFISKPVKWDTIRSTVSAVAGRSGLPEDITILE
- a CDS encoding YkgJ family cysteine cluster protein; the encoded protein is MKKSLDEVIDSILANVYPLFEEHPELKKLLRDMSLAVCADSGSISPEQELFPSLLAQKGIGLFEANFNAILGQVQSLDPAFKIACGAGCSYCCSSHITVTPQEGFHIGLHLAATRSADEFTELAEQCLAIAAGLESATLEEYAKNYFQPCPFLKADKCSIYEVRPVLARNWISTDVEACRKSFDSKNKISVPQNSLIMVQKDLIYAGQAAYLAGFNIDGNICSFMPLMAQIMTDFEGTYAKWLSGEKLAGQM
- a CDS encoding BMP family protein, whose amino-acid sequence is MISAGSFRRLLTLLFLFCFAFGVTTVCDAKQVKVGFVHSGETINDSSFNEMAVAGLRRLQKEQQVQILPRRGGFTTERTLEAVSSLLSEEVRIMVINGAPIGNRFGEVALDHPEVIFILTDSRIEGYPNIISIDYAQGMGSCLVGALCAWQTKTGRVGFIGGNELPVIKEFLKGFREGVKYSGRDVEVDVQYVRKGNAEKGFEDPQQANILASRMYGAGVDIIFAVAGLSGNGVIQAARNSGNLAVGVDSDQDHMAKGSVLTSMMKRLDIAVYKEVLAVLNGTHVPGRRVYDLSNEGVCLTEMKYSKHLIAPDVLEKLHELKAKLVSGKVKLNPSAE
- the fsa gene encoding fructose-6-phosphate aldolase is translated as MEFFLDTANLDEIRKAKAQGLMDGVTTNPTLLSREGGDWRKQAEAICAEVEGPVSLEVVGETADEMVSMADELASFGDNVVIKVPMTTEGLVATERLYRKGVKTNVTLVFSPLQALLAAKAGATYVSPFVGRLDGISQDGMELIEQIRTIFDNYDFPTKVLVASIRHPMHVLDSALIGADVATIPYSVISQLAAHPLTDKGLASFDADWAKLTK
- a CDS encoding DUF2156 domain-containing protein; the protein is MNLNRTAQFRFLLSDDPLAAPALLPYLKIYGNRCMSYSTTQPGLKHALLESVGYISWLEINPLFMGKHAVILSEPVAPPELQVSLIKRLERHLGKLTLVQIGEPLAAKLHEQGYSVYQIGVESELDIQSFNLDGKHKNSLRRWRNKALNSGVVVEESLLSETNCREVEEICHDWLKGKGGKELSFLTRPMPKTDEDGVRFFWARQGDELLGFSGFDPMYDNGRTIGYYHNFDRICSGAVNGTSPFTLLQAMDKFRSEGKKTLSLGLSPLYGMDSGYNLVGPLQKIAQLFYEYGEKIYPFKGNAGHKAKFCGRKKKVYVASNAGWFRTMVAAATACGLEVKNQLT
- the trpB gene encoding tryptophan synthase subunit beta, encoding MTDNATINADGFFGEYGGQYVPEQLLPILNELAETYEKFRKDPEFIKEFQYYLAKYSGRPTPLYLCANLTEELGGAKIYLKREDLNHLGAHKVNNTIGQILLAKRMGKKKIIAETGAGQHGVATAATCALMGMECTIVMGEVDMERQKLNVFRMRMMGANVVAAKSGQKTLKEAVDEALAAWIGDAENTFYLLGSAVGPHPYPVMVRDFQSVIGKEAKQQCLEDEGRLPDYCIACVGGGSNAIGMFADFIGDESVKLVGVEPSGRSLEPGEHAATLCLGEPGIMHGFNSYMLKDEQGEPAPVYSISAGLDYPSVGPEHSHLKDLGRAQYEHASDKEATDAFFKLSQTEGIIPALESSHALAYALKLAPQLDKDKIIVVNLSGRGDKDVAQIEEMISKGELELP